The window CCGCTCGTCCGGCGCGGTGATCTGCGCCAGGGTGCGCAGTGCCGCGACCATCGAGTCGGGGCTCGCGTTGTAGGCGTCGTTGATGATGCGCACGCGATCGGAGCCCAGCGGTTGCATGCGCCACCGCTCGGCGAGCTCCACCGACTCCAGGCGGGTCACGACATCGTCGATCGCAACTCCGAGGGCGGTCGCGGCCGCTGCCGCGGCGAGGGCGTTCATCACGTGGTGGGCGCCGAGGACGCGCAGCGCCACCGGGCGACTCTCACCGTCGATCGTGAGGACGAACCGGGTGCCGGACGCGGTGACCTCGACCTCGCTGCCGCGCACGGCGGCATCCTCGCCGAGACCGAACCAGCGCACACCGGCGGACTGTTCGGCCGCGATGGGGGCCATGGCCCGTACGCGCGCGTCGTCGACGTTGAGCACGGCGAGTCCGCCCGGGCGCAGCGCCCGCACGAGCTCGCTCTTGGCGTGGAAGGTGGCCTCGATACCGCCGAATCCGCCGGCGTGAGCCATGCCCACCATCAGCACGACGCCCATGTCCGGTTCGACGAGCCCTGCCAGGTGTGCGATCGCGCCGGGAGCGCTCGCGCCGAATTCGCTCACCAGGAAGCGCGTGTCGTGGCTGACGCGCAGCATCGTGAGCGGGGCGCCGACCTCGTTGTTGAACGAGGCGCGGGGAGCGACGGTCTCGCCCTCCGACTCCAGGATGCGGGCGAGCAGGTTCTTGGTGGTCGTCTTCCCGTTGGAGCCGGTGATCCCCACGATCCGCAGGCGCCCGCCGGCGCGCACCTCGGCGACGACGGCGCGCGCGAGGTCCGCGAGGGCGGCGACGGCGTCGGGCACGACGATCTGGGACACCGCGGTGTCGACCGGGTGCTCGACGATCGCGAGGACGGCGCCGAGGGAGACGGCCGCGTCGACGAACAGATGCCCGTCGGTCACTTCGCCGGGCTTCGCCACGAAGATGCCGCCCGGGCGCATCTGACGCGAGTCGGTGTCGACGTCGCCGGAGACGACGGTGTCGGCATCGTCCGAGCCGGCGGGGAGCAGAGTGCCGCCGAGGATCTCGGCGATGCGGGAGAGTGTGAGTGCGATCATGTCCTGGAGGGCGCCGCTCAGCCGATCTTCGGCAGCAGCTCGGGCTGCGAGTCGGAGGGCAGGACCCGGTAGGTCTTCAGCACCTGGGTCATCGCCTTCTGGAAGGCCGCAGCGTTGGCCGCAGACGAGCGTACCGCAGTGGGCTGATCGAGGGTGACCGCGACGATGTACTGCGGGTCGTCCACGGGCGCCATGCCGATCATGGTCGTGAAGTAGACGCCACTCTTGTAGCCCGAGCCGTCGGAGATCTCACCGGTTCCGGTCTTCAGCCCCACCCGGTAGCCGCTGATCGCCGTGGCCTTGGCGTTGCCTCCCTGGACCGCGACGTTCTCCAGCAGCTCGCGCACCTGGCTCGCCGTGCTCGCACTCACGACCTGCGTGCTCGCGCCGGCATCCGAGTCCTGGACCGTCCCGTCCGCCGCCGTGCACGATTCGACGAGCGAGAGCGGGATCTTGGTGCCGTCGTTCGCGATCGCCTGGTACGCGCCCATCAGCTGCGGCAGGGTGGTTGCGACGCCCTGACCGAACGAGGTGTTGTAGAAGGTCTGGTTGTCCCACTGGTCGACGGGCCGCAGCGTGCCCTTCGCCTCGCCGGGGAAGTCCACGCCGCTGATCTGGCCGATGCCGAACTTCTGCAGGTAGTCGTAGCGCGTCTGGGCGGGGACCATCTCGGCG is drawn from Microbacterium binotii and contains these coding sequences:
- a CDS encoding UDP-N-acetylmuramoyl-tripeptide--D-alanyl-D-alanine ligase encodes the protein MIALTLSRIAEILGGTLLPAGSDDADTVVSGDVDTDSRQMRPGGIFVAKPGEVTDGHLFVDAAVSLGAVLAIVEHPVDTAVSQIVVPDAVAALADLARAVVAEVRAGGRLRIVGITGSNGKTTTKNLLARILESEGETVAPRASFNNEVGAPLTMLRVSHDTRFLVSEFGASAPGAIAHLAGLVEPDMGVVLMVGMAHAGGFGGIEATFHAKSELVRALRPGGLAVLNVDDARVRAMAPIAAEQSAGVRWFGLGEDAAVRGSEVEVTASGTRFVLTIDGESRPVALRVLGAHHVMNALAAAAAATALGVAIDDVVTRLESVELAERWRMQPLGSDRVRIINDAYNASPDSMVAALRTLAQITAPDERMVAVLGAMSELGEYAGEEHDRIGELAVRLRIPRIVIIGQAARRMYLAAVAEGSWSDEAVFFDDADAAYSYLMGELRDGDRVLVKSSNSAGLRFLGDRLGESFS